From one Mytilus edulis chromosome 1, xbMytEdul2.2, whole genome shotgun sequence genomic stretch:
- the LOC139487682 gene encoding paired box protein Pax-2a-like yields MPHTGQTGVNQLGGVFVNGRPLPDHVRRRIVELAHMGVRPCDISRQLLVSHGCVSKILTRYYETGSIKPGSIGGSKPKQVATPFVIKKILELKRQNPSSFAWEIRDQLLTQNICDEQTIPSVSSINRILRNAGNLSGMFPYQDSYPVMPVAYPMMTSPPIAGSGTYPFTIPGLSYPKIVEQIDSKDSSDDSNIQTEGAEQIKDINCEKQANRNSEGPEEEFRLEDRFPSLIRTKSENEGKRKNLQENRLKSLPYDYDSYSIAKQSNRLPFQSHHHSYDLAAQHFSNMSDLYSPETMRRNLHFLQRFHTS; encoded by the exons ATGCCTCACACTG GCCAAACAGGTGTTAATCAGCTTGGCGGCGTATTCGTCAATGGAAGACCTCTGCCAGATCACGTAAGACGACGGATTGTGGAACTTGCTCATATGGGTGTACGACCTTGTGACATCTCTCGGCAGCTCCTCGTCTCTCATGGGTGTGTCAGTAAAATACTCACAAGGTACTACGAAACCGGTTCTATCAAACCTGGTTCTATCGGAGGCAGTAAACCAAAG CAAGTGGCAACCCCATTCGTCATCAAGAAAATTCTCGAATTAAAGAGACAGAACCCGTCAAGCTTTGCCTGGGAAATCAGAGACCAACTTTTAACTCAAAATATATGCGACGAACAAACAATACCAAGTGTCAGTTCTATAAATAGAATCTTACGAAATGCTGGAAACTTATCCGGAATGTTTCCATACCAAGATTCATACCCTGTCATGCCTGTTGCATATCCTATGATGACGTCACCACCTATTGCAGGAAGTGGAACGTATCCATTCACAATACCGGGTTTATCGTATCCAAAAATTGTCGAGCAGATTGATTCTAAAGATTCGTCAGACGACAGCAATATCCAAACCGAGGGTGCTGAACAAATTAAAG atataaaCTGTGAGAAACAAGCTAACCGCAATAGTGAAGGTCCGGAGGAAGAGTTCCGTCTGGAGGACAGATTCCCAAGTTTAATTCGCACGAAAAGTGAAAACGAGGGAAAACGAAAGAATCTTCAAGAAAACAGACTGAAATCTCTACCTTATGACTATGACTCGTATTCAATAGCAAAACAATCTAACAGGCTGCCATTTCAATCTCATCACCATAGTTATGACTTAGCTGCACAACATTTTTCAAACATGTCTGATCTTTATTCTCCAGAAACAATGAGAAGAAATCTACACTTCTTACAACGATTCCACACTAGCTGA
- the LOC139519920 gene encoding complement C1q tumor necrosis factor-related protein 2-like, translating into MMNIILKMNVKVFIFFLFSGCDVYTKSIQNVTEVSNEFLQNRLDKMEASLSVLESTVKNISADKKDDAVMFFAIIESRAFTLDKESTVVFDTIVLNEGSHYNNYDGVFVAPRNGIYMFSWTVSSANANRVITELVVDDEVITSTGEKGADSGSHMSASMTAMCKIKKNGHAWIRTTGYSGPHYFHSQNDYPRTSFLGLLVRAE; encoded by the exons atgatgaatattatactaaaaatGAACGTTAAAGTTTTCATCTTTTTCCTGTTCTCTGGATGCGATGTTTACACCAAGTCGATACAAAATGTCACAGAAGTTTCTAATGAATTTCTACAGAATAGATTGGATAAAATGGAAGCGTCACTTAGTGTTCTTGAGTCGACTGTCAAGAACATCAGCGCAG ataaaaaggaTGATGCAGTTATGTTCTTCGCAATTATCGAAAGTAGAGCTTTCACTTTAGATAAAGAATCGACAGTTGTGTTTGACACTATTGTTTTAAACGAAGGCAGTCATTACAACAACTATGATGGTGTATTTGTGGCTCCACGTAAtggtatatatatgttttcttgGACAGTATCATCCGCTAATGCCAACCGTGTCATAACGGAATTGGTTGTGGATGATGAAGTCATCACATCTACTGGAGAGAAAGGTGCTGACTCTGGTAGTCATATGTCGGCCTCAATGACGGCGatgtgtaaaattaaaaaaaatggtcacGCTTGGATAAGAACAACTGGTTATAGTGGTCCACATTACTTCCATAGTCAGAATGATTATCCAAGAACATCATTTCTTGGTCTTCTAGTTCGTGCTGAATAA